In Streptomyces sp. NBC_01717, one DNA window encodes the following:
- a CDS encoding M18 family aminopeptidase, whose product MSSPLRFDRGHTDDLMAFLMASPSPYHAVATAAARLEKAGFRQVEETAAWDASTGGKYVLRGGAIIAWYVPEGAGAHTPFRIAGAHTDSPNLRVKPLPDTGSYGWRQIAVEVYGGTLLNTWLDRDLGLAGRISLRDGTHRLVNIDRPLLRVPQLAVHLDRSANTDGLKLDRQKHMQPIWGLGDVEEGDLIRFVAEEAGVGAEDVTGWDLMPHAVEPPAYLGRDRELLAGPRMDNLLSVHAATAALAAVAGQPDDEIPYIPVLAAFDHEENGSQSDTGADGPLLGTVLERSVFARGGTYEDRARAFAGTVCLSSDTGHAIHPNYGERHDPTHHPVANGGPILKVNVNMRYATDGSGRAVFAAACEKAGVPWQTFVSNNSMPCGTTIGPITAARHGIQTVDIGVAILSMHSARELCGADDPYLLANALAAFLAG is encoded by the coding sequence ATGAGTTCTCCCCTCCGCTTCGACCGCGGCCACACCGACGACCTGATGGCCTTCCTGATGGCCAGCCCCTCCCCGTACCACGCCGTGGCCACCGCCGCGGCGCGGCTGGAGAAGGCCGGCTTCCGGCAGGTCGAGGAGACCGCGGCCTGGGACGCGTCCACCGGTGGGAAGTACGTGCTGCGCGGCGGGGCGATCATCGCCTGGTACGTGCCGGAGGGCGCCGGGGCGCACACCCCGTTCCGGATCGCCGGGGCGCACACCGACTCGCCGAATCTGCGCGTGAAGCCGCTGCCCGACACGGGGTCGTACGGCTGGCGGCAGATCGCTGTCGAGGTGTACGGCGGCACCCTGCTCAACACCTGGCTGGACCGGGACCTCGGCCTCGCGGGCCGGATCAGCCTGCGCGACGGCACGCACCGGCTGGTCAACATCGACCGGCCGCTGCTGCGCGTTCCTCAACTGGCCGTGCATCTGGACCGGTCGGCCAACACCGACGGTCTCAAGCTCGACCGGCAGAAGCACATGCAGCCGATCTGGGGGCTCGGGGACGTCGAGGAGGGCGACCTGATCCGGTTCGTCGCCGAGGAGGCGGGCGTCGGCGCCGAGGACGTGACCGGCTGGGACCTGATGCCGCACGCCGTGGAGCCGCCGGCCTACCTGGGCCGGGACCGCGAACTGCTGGCCGGGCCGCGGATGGACAACCTGCTCTCCGTGCACGCGGCGACGGCCGCGCTCGCCGCCGTCGCCGGACAACCGGACGACGAGATTCCGTACATCCCGGTGCTGGCCGCGTTCGACCACGAGGAGAACGGTTCGCAGTCGGACACCGGCGCGGACGGACCGCTGCTCGGCACGGTGCTGGAGCGCTCCGTCTTCGCCCGTGGCGGCACGTACGAGGACCGCGCCCGGGCCTTCGCGGGGACCGTCTGTCTCTCCTCCGACACCGGTCACGCGATCCACCCCAACTACGGCGAGCGCCACGACCCGACACACCACCCGGTGGCGAACGGCGGGCCGATCCTCAAGGTCAACGTCAACATGCGCTACGCGACGGACGGCAGCGGCCGGGCCGTGTTCGCGGCAGCGTGCGAGAAGGCGGGCGTGCCGTGGCAGACGTTCGTCTCCAACAACTCGATGCCCTGCGGCACGACGATCGGCCCGATCACCGCGGCCCGGCACGGCATCCAGACCGTGGACATCGGCGTCGCGATCCTGTCGATGCACAGTGCGCGTGAGCTGTGCGGCGCGGACGACCCGTATCTGCTGGCGAACGCGCTGGCGGCGTTCCTGGCGGGCTGA
- a CDS encoding DUF6458 family protein — protein MGLGGFIILIAVGAILTFATDWQMDSVNVDLVGWIMMIVGIIGVFVYASIARRRRMVVPPSTTVVSEDERRGI, from the coding sequence ATGGGACTCGGAGGATTTATCATCCTCATCGCCGTCGGAGCGATACTCACCTTCGCCACCGACTGGCAGATGGACAGCGTCAATGTCGACCTGGTCGGCTGGATCATGATGATCGTCGGCATCATCGGAGTCTTCGTCTACGCGAGCATCGCTCGGCGCCGCCGGATGGTCGTACCACCCAGCACCACGGTCGTGTCCGAGGACGAGCGCCGCGGAATCTGA
- a CDS encoding NHL domain-containing thioredoxin family protein, translating to MATRTRVRAPELVGKGGWLNTGDQQYTLVDLRGRIVILDFWTFCCVNCLHVLDELRELEEKHRDTVVIIGVHSPKFVHEAEHQAVVDAVERYEVHHPVLDDPELATWKQYAVRAWPTLVVIDPEGYVVAQHAGEGHAHAIEKLVEELEAEHAAKGTLRRGDGPYVAPEPVATHLRFPGKALLLPDGGFLVSDTTRHRLVEIERDGETVRRHFGTGDRGLADGAPDEVRFSEPQGLAVLPDGRIAVADTVNHAIRALDLTTGVTTTLAGTGHQWWRGSPTSGPAREVDLSSPWDVAWFADRLWIAMAGVHQLWSYDPESGTVQVAAGTTNEGLVDGPADEAWFAQPSGLAASADGERLWVADSETSALRYVDRDGTVHTAVGTGLFDFGHRDGAADQALFQHPLGVTALPDGSVAVSDTYNHALRRYDPATREVTTLATDLREPSDAVVVDGDLVVVESARHRLTRLRLPEEAVRVADQAHRTQRAATEIAPGTLRLDVVFQAPAGQKLDTRYGPSTRLLVSSTPPELLAEGAGPGTDLFRDLVLADGVTEGVLHVSAMAASCDDDPANEYPACHVHQQDWGVPVRVSAQGTSRLPLVLAGMDEQA from the coding sequence ATGGCAACACGTACGCGCGTCAGGGCCCCCGAGCTGGTCGGCAAGGGTGGCTGGCTCAATACCGGTGACCAGCAATACACCCTCGTTGACCTGCGGGGACGCATCGTCATTCTGGATTTTTGGACGTTCTGCTGTGTGAACTGTCTGCATGTCCTCGATGAGCTGCGCGAGCTGGAGGAGAAGCACCGCGACACCGTGGTGATCATCGGCGTGCATTCGCCGAAGTTCGTCCACGAGGCCGAGCACCAGGCCGTCGTCGACGCCGTCGAGCGGTACGAGGTCCACCACCCCGTCCTCGACGACCCCGAGCTCGCCACCTGGAAGCAGTACGCCGTACGCGCCTGGCCGACGCTCGTCGTCATCGACCCCGAGGGCTATGTCGTCGCCCAGCACGCCGGCGAGGGCCATGCGCACGCCATCGAGAAGCTCGTCGAGGAGCTGGAGGCCGAGCACGCCGCGAAGGGCACGCTGCGCCGCGGCGACGGACCGTACGTGGCGCCCGAGCCCGTCGCCACGCATCTGCGCTTCCCCGGCAAGGCCCTGCTGCTGCCGGACGGCGGCTTCCTCGTCTCCGACACCACCCGCCACCGCCTCGTCGAGATCGAACGGGACGGTGAGACGGTCCGCCGTCACTTCGGCACCGGGGACCGTGGGCTCGCGGACGGCGCGCCCGACGAGGTCCGGTTCAGTGAGCCGCAGGGGCTCGCCGTGCTGCCCGACGGCCGGATCGCCGTCGCCGACACCGTCAACCACGCCATCCGCGCCCTCGACCTCACGACGGGGGTGACGACGACCCTTGCGGGCACCGGCCACCAGTGGTGGCGGGGCTCTCCGACGTCCGGTCCGGCGCGGGAGGTCGACCTCTCCTCCCCGTGGGACGTCGCCTGGTTCGCCGACCGGCTGTGGATCGCCATGGCAGGTGTCCACCAGCTGTGGTCGTACGACCCCGAGTCCGGAACCGTGCAGGTCGCCGCGGGCACGACCAACGAAGGACTTGTCGACGGTCCGGCAGACGAGGCCTGGTTCGCCCAGCCGTCCGGACTTGCCGCCTCGGCCGACGGCGAACGGCTCTGGGTCGCCGACTCGGAGACGTCCGCGCTGCGGTACGTGGACCGGGACGGGACCGTGCACACGGCCGTCGGCACCGGCCTCTTCGACTTCGGTCACCGCGACGGCGCCGCCGACCAGGCGCTCTTCCAGCACCCGCTGGGCGTGACCGCGCTGCCCGACGGGTCCGTCGCCGTCAGCGACACGTACAACCACGCCCTGCGCCGTTACGACCCCGCCACCCGCGAGGTCACCACGCTGGCCACGGATCTGCGCGAGCCGAGCGATGCCGTGGTGGTCGACGGCGATCTCGTCGTCGTCGAGTCCGCCCGGCACCGGCTGACCCGGCTGCGGCTGCCCGAGGAGGCCGTACGCGTCGCCGACCAGGCGCACCGCACCCAGCGCGCGGCCACCGAGATCGCGCCCGGCACGCTCCGGCTGGACGTGGTCTTCCAGGCGCCCGCCGGTCAGAAGCTGGACACCCGGTACGGTCCCTCGACCCGGCTGCTGGTCTCGTCGACCCCGCCCGAGCTGCTGGCGGAGGGCGCCGGCCCCGGCACGGATCTCTTCCGCGACCTGGTCCTGGCCGACGGCGTCACCGAAGGCGTCCTGCATGTGTCCGCGATGGCGGCGTCCTGTGACGACGACCCGGCGAACGAGTACCCGGCCTGCCACGTCCACCAGCAGGACTGGGGCGTCCCCGTCCGCGTGAGTGCGCAGGGGACGTCGCGGCTGCCGCTGGTGCTCGCCGGGATGGACGAGCAGGCCTGA